The Solibacillus sp. FSL W7-1464 genome contains a region encoding:
- a CDS encoding YheE family protein — MIQHFSYKPLFKNSQIPGWSIRFFYEQKRYTAEYYKDGSIKFFGESPAEKQKEQLEKMIHELMLFHVYE, encoded by the coding sequence ATGATTCAACATTTTAGCTATAAACCATTATTTAAAAACAGCCAAATTCCGGGGTGGTCCATCCGCTTTTTCTATGAGCAGAAGCGTTATACAGCGGAATATTATAAAGATGGAAGCATCAAATTCTTTGGGGAAAGTCCTGCTGAAAAACAGAAAGAGCAGCTTGAGAAAATGATTCACGAGTTGATGCTCTTTCATGTTTACGAATAA
- a CDS encoding response regulator transcription factor: protein MIRVLIADDHHVVRRGLLFFLKTQKDIEVVGEAKNGLEAVELVEQLSPDIVLMDLVMPEMDGIQATKKIKNHWPHIKILMLTSFSDKDHVLPAIDAGASGYQLKDIEPDDLVESIRQIMRGENTIHPDATTQLEEGLREDENKPHILNPLTPREQDVLAELTKGKSNREIASSLYVTEKTVKTHISNIFAKLHVQDRTQAALYAVKHNLTETNES, encoded by the coding sequence ATGATACGGGTACTAATAGCAGACGACCATCATGTAGTAAGACGGGGACTATTATTCTTTTTAAAAACCCAAAAGGATATCGAAGTTGTAGGAGAAGCGAAAAACGGACTGGAAGCAGTAGAGCTTGTTGAACAACTTTCTCCCGATATTGTTTTAATGGACCTGGTCATGCCCGAGATGGACGGCATCCAGGCAACAAAGAAAATAAAAAATCATTGGCCGCATATTAAAATACTGATGCTGACAAGCTTTTCGGATAAAGACCATGTGCTGCCGGCAATAGATGCAGGGGCATCCGGCTACCAGCTAAAAGATATCGAACCGGATGATTTGGTCGAATCGATCCGTCAGATAATGCGCGGCGAAAATACGATTCATCCGGATGCGACTACGCAATTGGAAGAAGGCTTGCGCGAAGACGAGAACAAGCCCCATATTTTAAATCCGCTGACACCGAGGGAACAGGACGTATTGGCGGAACTGACTAAGGGGAAAAGCAACAGGGAAATCGCTTCTTCGTTATATGTAACGGAAAAAACGGTTAAAACCCATATATCGAATATTTTTGCTAAGCTCCATGTACAGGACCGTACACAGGCGGCTTTATACGCAGTAAAACATAATTTGACGGAAACGAATGAAAGCTAA
- a CDS encoding DUF445 domain-containing protein, which yields MGEFISLLFLLGVVGAVVGAATNYMAIKMLFRPYRPIYFKKWKLPLTPGLIPKRRGDLAIQLGKTVSEYLLTPETIKKKFLSKEIRENVLTFAQNKVTQEIFTNEKTINDWVRLAGFTQLPQTVEGKVDELIHVQFHKVKNTLSTKSIRELLPNDLEPVLDQKIDEAVVQILQKGEDYFLSPEGTMTIKNMLDDFLSTKGSFGGMIQMFLGDSTSLVDKVQRELIKFLKAPGTAALLQRIFTTEWEKIKNRPAMDFMNDVNFDTIETSIQSYAKNALALEARLDKTINDYWPQGIDWAANDLLPKMMDKTFIAAEGKIEDVLKRLNLAEVVREQVDSFPIAKLEELVLGIISKELKLITWLGGIIGGLVGIIQALIVFLTN from the coding sequence ATGGGAGAATTTATTTCGCTATTATTCCTGCTTGGTGTTGTAGGGGCTGTCGTTGGTGCAGCGACGAACTATATGGCAATCAAAATGCTGTTTAGACCGTATAGGCCAATCTATTTTAAAAAATGGAAGCTGCCGTTAACGCCGGGTCTGATCCCGAAACGCCGTGGAGATTTGGCGATTCAGTTAGGGAAAACCGTTTCGGAATATTTACTGACACCCGAAACAATTAAGAAGAAGTTTTTATCAAAGGAAATACGCGAAAATGTATTAACCTTTGCACAAAATAAAGTGACACAAGAAATATTTACTAACGAAAAAACAATTAATGATTGGGTTCGTTTGGCGGGTTTTACACAATTACCGCAAACAGTGGAAGGGAAAGTGGATGAACTTATTCACGTACAGTTCCATAAAGTAAAAAATACGTTATCAACTAAATCGATTCGTGAACTGTTACCGAATGATTTGGAGCCTGTACTGGACCAGAAAATCGATGAGGCTGTCGTTCAGATACTGCAAAAGGGTGAAGATTATTTTCTGTCGCCGGAAGGTACGATGACAATCAAAAATATGCTGGATGACTTCTTGTCGACAAAAGGTTCATTTGGCGGAATGATTCAAATGTTTTTGGGAGACTCGACATCCCTTGTTGATAAAGTACAGCGGGAGCTTATAAAGTTTTTAAAAGCTCCCGGAACAGCTGCACTTTTACAACGAATATTTACTACAGAATGGGAGAAAATTAAAAATCGCCCGGCCATGGACTTTATGAATGACGTAAATTTTGATACGATTGAAACGAGTATCCAGAGCTATGCAAAAAATGCACTTGCTTTGGAGGCACGCCTGGATAAAACGATTAATGACTATTGGCCACAAGGAATAGACTGGGCTGCAAATGATCTGCTACCTAAAATGATGGATAAAACATTCATTGCAGCAGAAGGAAAAATCGAAGACGTACTGAAGCGATTGAATTTAGCGGAAGTCGTTCGAGAGCAGGTTGATTCTTTCCCTATCGCCAAATTAGAAGAACTTGTACTAGGCATTATTAGTAAAGAGCTGAAGTTAATCACGTGGCTGGGCGGCATAATTGGTGGTCTTGTCGGGATCATTCAAGCGTTAATCGTCTTTTTGACGAACTAA
- a CDS encoding hemolysin family protein, with amino-acid sequence MIAFAILIAATAFFVATEFAIVKVRTTKIDQLVAEGNKSAIRAKKVISNLDEYLSACQLGITITALGLGWLGEPTFEIILHPVFEFFNLSGNVTTVLSFIVAFSLVTFIHVVVGELAPKTLAIQKAEAVTLKLSGFLILFHNIMYPFIRALNGSARGLTGLFGLKMISESEEAHSEEELRMILSDSFKGGEINHSEYEYVNSIFEFSDRIAKEIMVPRTEIISIERGQTIREVFEVMGIEQYTRYPVTDGDKDHVIGLVNMKHLLTAYIKDSANGDKLVDDYMQPVIRVIETIPISDLLLKIQNERIHMAILMDEYGGTSGLVTIEDIIEEIIGDIQDEFDEDEIPEIQEIAEDHYIFDSKMLLQEMNDILGTTIEDEDIDTIGGWFMTQRFDVQEGDIIESEGYRFKVTELDGHHILYIEVTKLPPSETTDGEIL; translated from the coding sequence TTGATAGCATTTGCTATCTTAATTGCCGCTACGGCATTTTTTGTTGCAACTGAGTTTGCAATAGTTAAAGTAAGAACGACAAAAATCGATCAGCTCGTTGCAGAAGGAAATAAATCTGCGATAAGGGCAAAAAAGGTAATTTCAAACCTCGATGAGTATTTATCTGCTTGTCAGCTCGGAATTACGATTACGGCATTAGGACTCGGATGGCTCGGAGAACCGACTTTCGAAATCATTCTTCATCCAGTATTTGAGTTCTTTAACTTAAGTGGTAATGTCACAACTGTTCTTTCATTTATTGTTGCCTTCTCACTCGTAACATTTATACACGTTGTCGTAGGGGAATTAGCACCAAAAACTCTCGCTATTCAAAAAGCAGAAGCCGTAACATTAAAGCTGTCAGGATTTTTAATTCTGTTCCACAATATCATGTATCCTTTCATCCGTGCTTTAAACGGATCGGCACGTGGACTAACTGGACTTTTCGGCTTAAAAATGATTTCTGAATCTGAAGAAGCGCACTCTGAAGAAGAGCTTCGCATGATTTTATCAGACAGCTTTAAAGGTGGGGAAATTAACCACTCGGAATACGAATATGTAAATAGTATTTTTGAGTTTTCTGATCGAATAGCGAAGGAGATAATGGTACCTCGAACTGAAATTATCAGTATTGAAAGAGGTCAAACGATTCGCGAAGTATTTGAAGTAATGGGCATTGAGCAATATACACGTTACCCTGTTACAGATGGCGATAAAGACCATGTCATCGGCCTTGTTAATATGAAACATTTATTAACAGCCTATATTAAAGATTCAGCAAATGGCGATAAGCTTGTTGATGATTATATGCAACCGGTGATTCGGGTAATCGAAACAATTCCTATTAGTGATTTATTGTTAAAAATCCAAAATGAACGTATCCACATGGCCATTTTAATGGATGAATACGGTGGTACTTCCGGTTTAGTAACAATTGAAGATATCATCGAGGAAATTATCGGTGATATTCAAGATGAATTCGATGAAGATGAAATTCCGGAAATACAGGAAATCGCAGAAGATCACTACATCTTTGACTCTAAAATGTTATTGCAGGAAATGAACGATATTTTAGGTACAACAATTGAAGATGAAGATATCGACACAATCGGCGGCTGGTTCATGACACAACGCTTCGATGTTCAAGAGGGCGATATCATTGAATCAGAAGGCTATAGGTTCAAAGTAACCGAACTGGACGGCCACCACATTTTGTATATTGAAGTAACAAAACTTCCACCGTCTGAAACGACAGATGGGGAAATTCTATAA
- a CDS encoding GAF domain-containing sensor histidine kinase, which produces MTKDQSNIAILKEIAELLNEETEMIPMLNGALSKFLSGTKFETGWIFFIDEKGKSELVVKQDLPDALSHNGCHYLKKGGCWCVSRFRNEELKKASNIIECQRIESAIAANVGDHNEITHHATVPLQSGQERFGLLNVASRNTVRFSDEELDLLESVAFQMGSAIKRIYLTNEQQEIALVQERNRLARDLHDSVNQLLFSVTLTARAGVEMSNEQDIKDTFKDIQQLTQEALTEMRALIWQLRPKGLESGLIEAIKVYAEMLSLKLTVNVSGVIQFPSRVEETLFRITQEALNNVRKHAGVKTVEIYLNVTATDVLLVVNDTGHGFNVEAHRRIPSIGMQSIIDRAHAVGGNADWVSEIGKGTELLVRLPY; this is translated from the coding sequence ATGACAAAAGACCAATCGAATATTGCCATATTAAAAGAAATTGCTGAGCTGTTAAACGAGGAAACAGAGATGATTCCGATGCTGAATGGTGCGCTGTCGAAATTTTTAAGCGGTACGAAATTTGAGACAGGATGGATTTTCTTTATCGATGAAAAAGGGAAATCGGAACTTGTCGTGAAGCAGGATTTACCGGATGCGCTTAGCCATAATGGGTGCCACTATTTAAAGAAGGGCGGATGCTGGTGTGTGTCCCGTTTCCGCAATGAAGAATTAAAGAAAGCTTCGAATATTATTGAATGCCAGCGCATAGAAAGTGCCATCGCCGCAAATGTTGGCGACCATAACGAAATTACCCATCATGCGACTGTACCATTGCAGTCAGGACAGGAACGTTTCGGCTTGCTGAATGTCGCTTCCAGGAATACGGTACGCTTTTCGGACGAGGAGCTGGATCTACTCGAATCGGTAGCCTTTCAGATGGGTTCTGCGATTAAACGTATTTACTTGACAAATGAACAGCAGGAAATCGCGCTTGTTCAGGAACGTAACCGTTTAGCGCGCGATTTACATGATTCTGTCAACCAGCTGCTTTTTTCGGTAACACTGACAGCCCGTGCTGGAGTGGAGATGAGCAACGAGCAGGATATTAAAGATACATTTAAAGATATTCAGCAGCTTACACAGGAGGCGTTGACGGAAATGCGTGCACTCATTTGGCAGCTCCGTCCAAAAGGGTTGGAAAGCGGACTCATTGAAGCAATCAAAGTGTATGCAGAAATGCTGAGTCTGAAATTAACGGTCAATGTTTCGGGTGTCATTCAATTTCCTTCACGAGTAGAGGAAACCCTTTTCCGAATTACTCAGGAAGCATTGAATAATGTACGGAAACATGCTGGAGTAAAAACTGTGGAAATATATTTAAACGTGACCGCTACCGATGTATTACTCGTTGTAAATGATACAGGCCACGGCTTTAATGTGGAGGCACATCGCCGTATACCATCAATCGGCATGCAATCAATTATTGACAGGGCACATGCAGTTGGAGGAAACGCGGATTGGGTAAGTGAAATTGGAAAAGGAACAGAATTACTTGTCCGTTTACCATACTAG
- a CDS encoding YlbF family regulator, with amino-acid sequence MINIYEDINKLEATFRKTDEFQNLKNAVETVRADEEAKVLFTNFRDVQLKMQAKQNAGEEITEEEYVFLQKTAQLAQQNAKIIGMLEAEMALSEVIQEVNRIITQPIQALYDGL; translated from the coding sequence ATGATTAATATTTACGAAGATATTAATAAACTTGAAGCAACATTCCGCAAGACTGATGAGTTTCAAAATTTAAAGAATGCAGTGGAAACTGTACGTGCAGATGAGGAAGCGAAAGTATTATTCACAAACTTCCGCGATGTTCAATTAAAAATGCAGGCAAAACAAAATGCCGGTGAAGAAATTACAGAAGAAGAATACGTATTCTTACAAAAAACAGCACAGCTGGCACAGCAAAATGCTAAAATTATTGGTATGCTGGAAGCGGAAATGGCATTAAGTGAGGTCATTCAAGAAGTAAACCGCATTATTACACAACCAATTCAAGCTTTATACGACGGACTATAA
- a CDS encoding coproporphyrinogen III oxidase: MKTIHINEQFKEDWTRVLNHIANLFYEDSVIQIGQDGSDMSIEFNKSIDENFTISTFAKLKVDGQEYTSDYSIKYSTEGTEKEQNIRMKRALSHVMLDVLEQYSGMTQQWGILTGVRPTKLYHKYRKAGMNDEQIAAVLKEDYRISDQKIALMKAIVERQLTVIPDLDELGKEISIYIGVPFCPTMCAYCTFPAYAIQSNRKAGRVEKFIDGLHIELREMGKWLTEKNMRITSIYWGGGTPTSIEAHEMDALYKTMFDAFPNPETIREITVEAGRPDTITPEKIEVLKKWGIDRISVNPQSYTQETLKAIGRHHTVEETVEKFWLSRNSGMNNINMDLIIGLPNEGIEEFEHSLAESAKMQPESLTVHTLSFKRASEMTRNKDKYKVADRDTVGKMMQMATEWTAENGYVPYYLYRQKNILGNLENVGYCKPEEESIYNIVIMEEVQTILGIGCGASSKFVHPTTGKITQFHNPKDPAAYILTFEESIAKKIAILDELYS, translated from the coding sequence ATGAAAACGATTCATATTAATGAGCAATTCAAGGAAGACTGGACACGTGTTCTTAATCATATAGCCAATTTATTTTACGAGGATTCCGTTATTCAAATCGGGCAGGACGGGTCGGATATGTCGATTGAATTCAATAAGTCTATCGATGAAAATTTTACGATTTCCACATTTGCCAAGCTGAAAGTGGATGGCCAGGAATATACGAGCGACTATTCGATTAAATATTCAACAGAAGGAACGGAAAAAGAGCAAAATATCCGAATGAAGCGTGCATTGTCACATGTCATGCTTGATGTACTTGAACAATATTCCGGTATGACTCAGCAGTGGGGGATTTTAACAGGAGTCCGTCCGACAAAGCTTTATCATAAATATCGTAAAGCCGGTATGAACGATGAACAAATTGCCGCGGTACTAAAAGAAGATTACCGGATTTCGGATCAGAAAATCGCATTAATGAAAGCGATTGTTGAGCGACAACTTACGGTGATTCCCGATCTGGACGAGCTTGGAAAGGAAATTTCAATTTATATTGGGGTTCCGTTTTGTCCGACAATGTGTGCGTATTGTACATTCCCGGCCTATGCCATCCAATCAAATCGTAAGGCAGGACGTGTAGAGAAATTTATCGATGGCCTGCATATTGAGCTGCGTGAAATGGGCAAGTGGCTGACAGAAAAAAATATGCGCATTACTTCGATTTACTGGGGCGGAGGAACACCGACTTCAATCGAGGCACATGAGATGGATGCATTATATAAAACAATGTTCGATGCTTTCCCGAACCCAGAGACCATTCGTGAAATTACGGTTGAAGCAGGGCGCCCGGATACAATTACTCCTGAGAAAATAGAAGTATTGAAAAAATGGGGTATTGACCGCATTTCCGTTAACCCGCAAAGCTATACGCAAGAAACATTAAAAGCAATTGGGCGCCACCATACGGTTGAAGAAACAGTGGAGAAGTTTTGGCTATCACGCAATTCCGGTATGAATAATATCAATATGGATTTGATTATCGGCTTGCCGAACGAAGGTATTGAAGAATTCGAGCATTCATTGGCGGAATCAGCAAAAATGCAGCCTGAAAGTTTAACGGTGCATACACTCAGCTTCAAGCGCGCATCGGAAATGACACGAAACAAAGATAAGTATAAAGTAGCCGACCGTGATACGGTAGGGAAAATGATGCAGATGGCAACAGAATGGACAGCTGAAAACGGCTATGTTCCATATTACTTATACCGCCAGAAAAATATTTTAGGAAACTTGGAAAACGTCGGGTATTGTAAACCGGAAGAAGAATCGATCTACAATATTGTCATTATGGAAGAAGTACAGACAATTTTAGGGATTGGCTGCGGCGCTTCCTCGAAGTTCGTACATCCAACGACCGGCAAAATTACACAGTTCCACAACCCGAAAGATCCAGCAGCATATATCCTGACATTTGAAGAATCAATCGCCAAGAAAATCGCCATTTTAGATGAGCTTTATTCTTAA